A single region of the Verrucomicrobiota bacterium genome encodes:
- a CDS encoding CPBP family intramembrane metalloprotease, with translation MRQDPIACLRGSAKSRPGSRHSMQGPVAVGLTTLLGFGLGVIMVLHRSIWPAVIAHGMFDATSLALLPGCSNFL, from the coding sequence ATGCGTCAGGATCCGATAGCGTGCCTCCGAGGCTCAGCGAAGTCCCGCCCAGGATCGCGTCATTCGATGCAAGGACCGGTGGCGGTTGGTTTGACGACGCTGCTGGGCTTTGGGCTCGGCGTCATCATGGTGCTGCATCGCTCGATCTGGCCGGCGGTGATTGCGCACGGGATGTTCGACGCGACGAGTCTGGCGCTGCTGCCAGGATGCTCAAACTTTCTTTAG
- a CDS encoding VCBS repeat-containing protein encodes PDLAVITNSGVSLLLGQGDGTFQTAFNLGAGGLLSSVGLGDFNGDGR; translated from the coding sequence AGCCCGACCTCGCCGTTATCACTAACAGCGGCGTGTCCCTGCTGTTGGGCCAGGGCGATGGCACGTTCCAGACTGCCTTCAATCTCGGCGCGGGAGGGTTGCTTTCCTCCGTCGGCTTGGGCGACTTCAACGGCGACGGCCGTTGA